Proteins from a single region of Eremothecium gossypii ATCC 10895 chromosome VI, complete sequence:
- the HSP60 gene encoding chaperone ATPase HSP60 (Non-syntenic homolog of Saccharomyces cerevisiae YLR259C (HSP60)), whose amino-acid sequence MLRSSGTKSVLRGLRFYSHKELKFGVEGRAALLRGVETLADAVSATLGPKGRNVLIEQQFGAPKITKDGVTVARAITLEDHFENMGAKLLQEVASKTNEAAGDGTTSATVLGRAIFTESVKNVAAGCNPMDLRRGTQAAVEKVIEFLSKNKKEITTSAEIAQVATISANGDSHVGKLLASAMEKVGKEGVITIKEGRTLEDELEVTEGMRFDRGFISPYFITDAKANKVEFEKPLLLLSEKKISSIQDIIPALEISNQSRRPLLIIAEDIDGEALAACILNKLRGQVQVCAVKAPGFGDNRKNTLGDIAVLTGGTVFTEELDLKPENATLQHLGSADSITITKEDTVVLNGNGTKENIEARIEQIRNSIDLTTTNSYEKEKLQERLAKLSGGVAVIRVGGASEVEVGEKKDRYDDALNATRAAVEEGILPGGGTALLKATRVLDEVKTENFDQKLGVDIIRRAIAQPARKIIENAGEEGAVIVGKIIDDFGEDFTKGYDAAKGEYTDMLAAGIIDPFKVVRSGIVDASGVASLLATTEVAIVDAPKPANAAPPAGMPGMPGMM is encoded by the coding sequence ATGTTGAGATCCAGTGGTACCAAGTCTGTTTTGAGAGGCTTGCGGTTCTACTCGCACAAGGAGTTGAAGTTCGGCGTGGAGGGCCGGGCAGCACTGCTGCGCGGTGTCGAGACGCTGGCGGATGCTGTGTCTGCCACTCTAGGGCCAAAGGGTAGAAACGTGCTTATCGAGCAACAGTTTGGCGCACCAAAGATCACTAAGGACGGTGTGACTGTTGCACGGGCCATCACCTTGGAGGACCACTTTGAAAACATGGGCGCTAAACTATTGCAGGAGGTTGCATCCAAGACCAACGAGGCTGCGGGTGACGGTACTACATCTGCCACCGTGCTCGGGCGCGCGATCTTCACGGAGTCTGTCAAGAACGTTGCGGCCGGCTGCAACCCAATGGATCTGCGCAGGGGTACGCAGGCAGCTGTGGAGAAGGTCATTGAGTTTTTGAGCAAGAACAAGAAGGAGATCACTACCTCTGCTGAGATTGCGCAGGTGGCCACGATCTCCGCCAACGGCGATTCGCACGTCGGGAAGCTGCTAGCATCTGCCATGGAGAAGGTGGGCAAGGAGGGTGTTATCACCATCAAGGAGGGCCGCACCTTAGAGGACGAGCTAGAAGTGACTGAGGGTATGCGCTTCGATCGCGGTTTCATCTCCCCATACTTCATCACCGATGCGAAGGCCAACAAGGTGGAATTCGAGAAGCCACTGTTGCTTTTGTCCGAGAAGAAGATCTCCTCCATCCAGGACATCATCCCAGCGCTTGAAATTTCGAACCAATCCAGAAGGCCATTGTTGATCATTGCTGAGGATATCGATGGCGAGGCGCTAGCTGCCTGTATCCTGAACAAGCTACGTGGCCAGGTTCAGGTCTGCGCTGTCAAGGCCCCAGGCTTTGGTGACAACAGAAAGAACACCTTAGGTGATATCGCAGTTTTGACCGGCGGTACCGTGTTCACCGAGGAACTAGACTTGAAGCCAGAGAACGCCACCCTGCAGCACTTGGGTTCTGCAGACTCCATCACCATCACCAAGGAGGACACCGTCGTCTTGAACGGTAACGGTACCAAGGAGAACATTGAGGCCCGTATCGAGCAGATCCGGAACTCCATCGACTTGACCACTACCAACTCCTACGAGAAGGAGAAGCTACAAGAGCGTCTAGCCAAGCTATCCGGCGGTGTTGCCGTTATCAGAGTCGGCGGTGCGTCGGAGGTTGAAGTCGGAGAGAAGAAGGACCGTTACGACGACGCCCTAAATGCTACCAGAGCTGCCGTCGAGGAGGGTATCTTGCCAGGTGGAGGTACCGCCTTGTTGAAGGCCACCAGAGTTCTCGATGAGGTCAAGACCGAGAACTTCGACCAGAAGCTGGGTGTTGATATCATCAGAAGAGCTATCGCTCAACCTGCCCGCAAGATCATTGAGAACGCCGGAGAGGAGGGCGCCGTCATTGTCGGCAAGATCATCGACGACTTTGGAGAAGACTTCACCAAGGGCTACGACGCCGCCAAGGGCGAGTACACCGACATGTTGGCTGCCGGTATCATCGACCCGTTCAAGGTCGTTAGAAGCGGGATTGTGGACGCCTCTGGTGTGGCCTCCTTGTTGGCTACTACCGAGGTCGCCATTGTGGACGCCCCTAAGCCCGCTAATGCCGCTCCACCTGCCGGCATGCCAGGCATGCCGGGCATGATGTAG
- the PUT4 gene encoding proline permease PUT4 (Non-syntenic homolog of Saccharomyces cerevisiae YOR348C (PUT4)) codes for MADRASSASIEKADNGGYMHKVKTPHSRTSLEELETQSAGSEYNTLHKGLQSRHIQLIALGGCIGTGLFVGTSWTLHNCGAAPLLLSFILISTIVYPIMCSLAEMICYLPQQGSVPELVSRYVDPSLGFATGWNYAYAYAILVAAELSAAASVVSYWDNPVPMAAWITIFLVVVVGLNFTAVKYYGEAEFWFASIKLICILGLLVVSVVIFFGGAPNHDRTGFRYWKNPGPFAMSLAPGSTGRFLDVWRAVIKSAFAFILSPELIGIACVEAQDTRRNTEKASRRFIYRIIFFYVSCALMIGVILSRTDPKLIEALETGAPGAASSPFVQGIANAGIPVLDHVINVAILSSAWSAGNSFMYASTRMVLALAREGNAPKFLTKINRYGVPYNAVIVCTLVACLAYLNVKTTSANVFQWLSNICTISGFIGWFAMGIAYIRFRRGIVFNNLQSRIPYQGPLQPYIAYYFTFMTVVVCLTNGFHVFLKGRWNVVDFVAAYVTLPIYLVLYLGHKLWFRTRWYIPVEQIDVITGLVEAEEESKMTPPRIPKNLWEKFLYWLL; via the coding sequence ATGGCTGACAGAGCTTCTAGCGCAAGTATTGAGAAGGCAGATAATGGCGGGTATATGCATAAAGTGAAAACGCCTCACTCGCGCACATCGCTTGAGGAGCTGGAGACGCAGAGTGCAGGATCCGAGTACAATACTTTACACAAGGGCCTACAGAGCAGACATATCCAGCTGATTGCTCTTGGAGGCTGTATTGGTACCGGGTTGTTCGTGGGGACGTCATGGACACTACATAACTgcggcgctgcgccgctTCTGCTGTCTTTCATACTGATTTCGACGATAGTGTACCCCATCATGTGCTCGCTGGCGGAAATGATCTGCTACCTACCACAGCAGGGGTCGGTGCCAGAGCTTGTGTCGCGTTATGTGGACCCGAGTCTCGGTTTTGCCACCGGTTGGAACTATGCATATGCATACGCGATATTAGTTGCCGCTGAACTGTCTGCGGCTGCGTCGGTCGTCAGCTACTGGGACAACCCCGTCCCCATGGCCGCCTGGATTACCATCTTCCTGGTTGTTGTGGTGGGCCTGAACTTTACCGCGGTCAAGTACTACGGCGAAGCAGAGTTTTGGTTTGCCTCGATCAAGCTGATATGTATTCTCGGGCTACTGGTCGTATCCGTGGTAATCTTCTTCGGCGGCGCTCCCAACCACGACCGTACTGGCTTCCGCTACTGGAAGAACCCGGGGCCCTTTGCGATGAGCCTCGCGCCAGGAAGCACGGGCCGTTTCTTGGACGTGTGGCGCGCCGTGATCAAGTCGGCCTTCGCCTTCATCCTATCACCAGAACTTATAGGCATTGCATGCGTCGAGGCGCAGGACACCCGGCGGAACACTGAGAAGGCATCGAGACGTTTCATATACCGTATTATCTTTTTCTATGTGAGCTGCGCGCTCATGATCGGCGTCATCTTATCAAGAACTGATCCGAAACTCATAGAGGCGCTGGAGACAGGCGCGCCAGGCGCTGCCTCTTCTCCGTTCGTGCAGGGGATTGCCAACGCAGGGATTCCCGTGCTCGACCACGTCATCAACGTCGCGATCTTGTCTTCTGCGTGGTCGGCAGGCAACTCCTTCATGTATGCATCCACGCGCATGGTGCTAGCGCTTGCGCGCGAGGGAAATGCGCCAAAGTTCCTCACCAAGATCAACAGATATGGTGTGCCCTACAACGCGGTCATCGTCTGCACGCTCGTCGCCTGTCTGGCCTACCTGAACGTCAAGACGACATCCGCAAATGTGTTCCAGTGGCTGTCGAACATATGCACCATCTCCGGCTTCATCGGCTGGTTCGCCATGGGCATCGCGTATATCCGTTTCCGGCGCGGTATCGTGTTCAACAACCTCCAGAGCCGTATCCCATACCAGGGTCCACTGCAGCCATATATCGCCTACTACTTCACATTCATGACTGTTGTCGTGTGTCTGACGAATGGTTTCCACGTCTTCCTCAAGGGGCGCTGGAATGTCGTCGACTTCGTCGCCGCCTACGTTACCTTGCCCATCTACCTGGTGCTCTACCTAGGCCACAAGCTATGGTTCCGCACGCGGTGGTACATTCCTGTTGAACAAATCGACGTCATAACCGGTCTCGTGGAGGCAGAGGAGGAAAGCAAGATGACCCCTCCTCGCATACCAAAGAATCTATGGGAGAAGTTCCTCTACTGGCTTCTGTAA
- the HNT1 gene encoding adenosine 5'-monophosphoramidase (Syntenic homolog of Saccharomyces cerevisiae YDL125C (HNT1); 1-intron) → MASAVAHDAACVFCKIIKGEIPSFKLMETAHSYAFLDIQPTAEGHTLIIPKYHGAKLHNVPDEYLADILPVTRKLVKALGCDNDGPTGPGYNVLQNNGRLAHQEVDHVHFHLIPKRNAVSGLGVGWPAAPADMESLKHVHKTLSGRLQSL, encoded by the exons ATGGCATCCGCAGTAGCCCACGACGCCGCATGCGTGTTCTGCAAGATCATTAAGG GTGAAATCCCATCGTTCAAGCTTATGGAGACTGCGCACTCCTATGCGTTCCTGGACATCCAGCCCACCGCAGAGGGCCACACGCTGATCATCCCCAAGTACCATGGTGCCAAGCTGCACAATGTACCAGACGAATACCTGGCGGACATCCTCCCCGTCACGCGCAAGCTGGTCAAAGCGCTGGGCTGCGACAACGACGGCCCCACAGGCCCAGGCTACAACGTCCTGCAAAACAATGGCCGATTGGCGCACCAGGAGGTTGACCACGTGCACTTCCATCTCATCCCGAAGCGCAACGCTGTGTCTGGGCTCGGTGTAGGGTGGCCGGCCGCTCCCGCGGACATGGAGAGTTTGAAGCACGTGCACAAGACACTCTCTGGCCGCCTGCAGTCCTTGTAG
- the CDC48 gene encoding AAA family ATPase CDC48 (Syntenic homolog of Saccharomyces cerevisiae YDL126C (CDC48)), which yields MVKDEHKRLLDASGTEPRDEDATATAILKRKKKDNYLLVDDAVKDDNSVIVVNSNTMDLLQLFRGDTVLVKGKMRKDTVLIVLLDDELADGVCRINRVVRNNLRVRLGDLVSIHPCPDIKYAERISVLPIADTIEGLTGNLFDVYLKPYFVEAYRPVRKGDHFIVRGSMRQVEFKVVDVEPEDYAVVAQDTIIHSDGEPINREDEENNINEVGYDDIGGCRKQMAQIREMVELPLRHPQLFKAIGIKPPKGVLMYGPPGTGKTLMARAVANETGAFFFLINGPEVMSKMAGESESNLRKAFEEAEKNAPAIIFIDEIDSIAPKRDKTNGEVERRVVSQLLTLMDGMKSRSNVVVIAATNRPNSIDPALRRFGRFDREVDIGIPDATGRLEILNIHTKNMRLADDVDLEVLAAETHGYVGADIASLCSEAAMQQIREKMSLIDLDEDEIDAEVLDSLGVTMDNFRFALGNSNPSALRETVVESVNVTWDDVGGLDDIKRELKETVEYPVLHPDQYIKFGLSPSKGVLFYGPPGTGKTLLAKAVATEVSANFISVKGPELLSMWYGESESNIRDIFDKARAAAPTVVFLDELDSIAKARGGSMGDAGGASDRVVNQLLTEMDGMNAKKNVFVIGATNRPDQIDPAILRPGRLDQLIYVPLPDEAGRMSILKAQLRKAPLEPGLDLGAIAKATQGFSGADLSYIVQRAAKFAIRDSIEAQKRAEAERADKPKTEDVEMSDANVASEEEVDAVPFITREHFADAMKTAKRSVSDAELRRYEAYAQQMKASRGQFGNFSFGSEARSDSGAGAAPAGTESSGAAAFNNAADEDDDLYS from the coding sequence ATGGTCAAGGACGAGCACAAGCGGTTGTTGGATGCGTCGGGTACGGAGCCTCGGGACGAGGACGCCACCGCGACGGCGATCTTGAAGcgcaagaagaaggacaaCTACTTGCTAGTGGACGATGCTGTGAAAGATGACAACTCGGTAATTGTGGTGAACTCCAACACAATGGATCTTTTGCAATTGTTCCGCGGAGATACAGTCCTGGTAAAGGGCAAGATGAGAAAGGACACGGTGCTTATTGTGTTGCTGGACGACGAGCTTGCGGACGGCGTGTGTCGTATAAATCGTGTGGTGCGGAACAACTTGCGGGTGCGTCTTGGGGACCTTGTTTCTATTCATCCCTGCCCGGATATCAAGTATGCGGAGCGTATTTCGGTGTTGCCAATTGCGGACACGATTGAGGGCCTCACGGGCAACTTGTTCGATGTATACTTGAAGCCGTACTTTGTGGAGGCCTACCGCCCTGTTCGTAAGGGCGACCACTTCATAGTGCGGGGGAGCATGAGGCAGGTCGAGTTTAAGGTGGTGGATGTGGAGCCGGAGGACTACGCTGTCGTGGCGCAGGACACGATTATCCACTCCGATGGTGAGCCAATTAACCGGGAAGATGAGGAGAACAACATTAATGAGGTAGGCTATGATGACATTGGTGGCTGCCGGAAGCAAATGGCCCAGATTCGGGAGATGGTCGAGTTACCTTTGCGGCACCCACAGCTATTCAAGGCGATCGGTATAAAGCCGCCCAAGGGTGTGCTCATGTACGGTCCACCTGGTACCGGTAAAACTCTAATGGCGCGTGCGGTCGCCAATGAGACTGGTGCTTTCTTCTTTCTCATTAATGGGCCAGAGGTCATGTCGAAAATGGCCGGTGAGTCCGAGTCTAACTTGCGCAAGGCTTTCGAGGAGGCAGAGAAGAATGCTCCAGCTATCATCTTCATCGATGAGATTGACTCTATCGCCCCCAAGCGTGACAAGACCAACGGTGAGGTTGAAAGAAGGGTTGTTTCGCAGTTGCTAACTTTGATGGATGGTATGAAGTCAAGATCTAACGTCGTCGTAATCGCTGCCACTAACAGGCCGAACTCCATTGACCCAGCGCTAAGACGTTTTGGTAGATTTGACCGTGAAGTAGACATTGGTATCCCAGATGCCACTGGAAGGTTGGAAATTCTAAACATCCACACAAAGAACATGAGATTGGCTGATGACGTTGATTTGGAAGTGCTAGCTGCTGAAACCCATGGTTATGTGGGTGCTGATATTGCCTCTTTGTGTTCAGAGGCTGCAATGCAACAGATTAGAGAGAAGATGAGTCTAATTGATTTGGACGAGGATGAAATCGACGCTGAAGTGCTTGATTCCTTAGGAGTTACAATGGATAACTTTAGATTCGCACTTGGGAACTCCAATCCATCCGCGCTACGTGAAACCGTGGTTGAATCGGTTAACGTTACTTGGGACGATGTTGGTGGGTTGGATGACATAAAGCGGGAGTTGAAGGAAACCGTTGAGTATCCCGTCTTGCATCCTGACCAATACATTAAGTTTGGTCTATCGCCATCGAAAGGTGTGTTGTTTTACGGTCCTCCAGGTACTGGTAAGACGTTGTTGGCAAAGGCAGTCGCAACTGAAGTATCTGCTAATTTCATTTCTGTGAAGGGTCCAGAGTTGCTAAGCATGTGGTATGGTGAGTCTGAGTCCAACATTCGTGATATTTTTGATAAAGCTAGAGCCGCAGCGCCAACCGTTGTCTTTTTGGATGAACTAGATTCCATTGCAAAGGCTAGAGGTGGCTCAATGGGTGATGCTGGTGGCGCCTCTGATAGAGTCGTTAACCAATTGTTAACTGAAATGGATGGTATGAATGCAAAGAAAAATGTTTTTGTCATCGGTGCCACAAATAGACCTGACCAGATCGATCCAGCCATTCTAAGACCTGGCAGATTGGATCAGTTGATATATGTGCCTCTACCTGACGAGGCTGGCAGAATGTCTATCTTAAAGGCGCAATTAAGGAAGGCGCCTTTGGAGCCTGGCTTAGACTTGGGCGCTATCGCTAAAGCTACTCAGGGTTTCTCCGGTGCGGACTTGTCTTACATCGTTCAAAGAGCCGCCAAGTTTGCTATTAGGGACTCTATTGAAGCCCAAAAGAGAGCAGAGGCAGAAAGAGCCGATAAGCCTAAGACCGAAGATGTTGAGATGTCGGATGCCAATGTCGCCTCTGAAGAGGAGGTTGACGCCGTGCCATTTATTACTCGGGAACATTTTGCTGATGCAATGAAGACCGCCAAGCGCTCCGTTTCAGACGCCGAACTCCGTCGGTACGAAGCTTACGCCCAACAGATGAAGGCATCAAGGGGACAATTTGGTAACTTCTCATTTGGATCAGAGGCTCGCTCTGATAGTGGAGCTGGTGCCGCACCAGCGGGCACCGAAAGTTccggtgctgctgcattCAACAACGCTGCTGATGAAGATGATGATTTGTACAGTTAA
- the PCL2 gene encoding cyclin PCL2 (Syntenic homolog of Saccharomyces cerevisiae YDL127W (PCL2) and YDL179W (PCL9)), with the protein MSDYEALLRFNKMPVSVEMVHFLASTTASIIQVRSEGNSEHILSLVDFIKGLVKRSNVQTPTLMSTVVYLARLRSIIPANVYGIETSRHRMFLGCLILAAKNLNDSSPMNKHWCRYTDGLLSLREVNTIERELLEYFNWNLRITNQDLISCLSHFLNPIRDSFIRGEQRSHLLFHVPLTGQTKQFILQNGDVYSSSSSNMSIPSLVSSRTISTISTNGSRCTARSALAAHQAVTMECIQEERLPKLHLREANITSTQCPRKGLTRPVILQPKLNTFYDGAHSINGTSDGANVGAYRTLKNAGWTALFS; encoded by the coding sequence ATGTCGGACTATGAGGCCTTACTGCGGTTTAACAAGATGCCTGTGTCGGTTGAGATGGTCCACTTCCTGGCGTCGACCACAGCGTCAATCATCCAAGTGCGCAGCGAAGGCAATTCTGAGCACATCCTTTCGTTAGTGGATTTCATTAAGGGATTAGTAAAGAGGTCCAACGTACAAACCCCGACGCTGATGTCCACCGTTGTCTACCTTGCCCGCCTGAGGAGTATCATCCCCGCTAACGTGTATGGGATTGAGACATCGAGGCACCGGATGTTCCTCGGGTGTCTTATCCTGGCTGCCAAGAACCTGAATGATTCTTCACCAATGAATAAGCATTGGTGTCGTTACACAGATGGCCTACTGAGCCTTCGAGAGGTAAACACGAtcgagcgcgagctgcttGAATACTTCAACTGGAACCTCAGGATAACAAATCAGGAcctgatatcatgtcttTCACACTTCCTCAACCCCATCAGAGATTCGTTTATTAGGGGCGAGCAGCGCTCGCATCTCCTCTTCCACGTTCCTCTCACTGGACAAACCAAGCAGTTTATCCTTCAAAATGGCGATGTTTACTCCAGCTCTTCCTCGAATATGTCCATTCCTTCGCTGGTATCCTCGCGCACCATTTCTACTATTTCCACTAATGGCTCTCGTTGTACTGCGCGCAGTGCACTAGCTGCTCACCAGGCTGTGACTATGGAATGTATACAGGAAGAACGTCTTCCGAAGCTACATCTTCGCGAAGCAAATATTACCTCAACACAGTGCCCACGGAAGGGCTTGACAAGACCTGTGATATTGCAGCCAAAGTTAAACACATTTTACGATGGTGCTCACAGTATCAATGGGACATCCGATGGGGCCAACGTAGGCGCCTATCGTACATTAAAAAACGCTGGTTGGACCGCCTTGTTCAGCTAG
- the VCX1 gene encoding Vcx1p (Syntenic homolog of Saccharomyces cerevisiae YDL128W (VCX1)) gives MDTQTPLLDRRRRRATGGVAARLGRDLRVVFHSSPVNYLLVFVPLGLALGYAGASAGWVFSVNFLAIIPLAAILAFATEELAEHVGSTLGGLLNATLGNAVELIVSVIALRRGQVRIVQASMLGSLLSNLLLVLGFCFLFGGINGGQQKFNQTAAQTMSSLLVISCASLLIPAAFKATLPSETEEQSVIIGDKLLKLSRGTSMVLLVVYVLFLCFQLLTHHEMFEQQEEAVVETYEPRHAQLSVRSSLGYLLASTVLVSLAADFLVDSIDDIVESTGLSKTFIGLIVIPIVGNAAEHVTSVIVAMKNNMSLALSVAIGSSLQISLFVTPFMVLIGWWINVPMTLNFSTFETATLFTSVFLSNYLILDGESNWLEGVMSLAMYALISLAFFYYPDEEAIASVLA, from the coding sequence ATGGACACACAGACACCTTTATTGGACAGACGGCGGCGACGGGCGACGGGCGGAGTGGCGGCGCGGCTTGGCCGAGACCTCCGCGTGGTGTTCCATTCTTCTCCAGTGAATTACTTGCTTGTATTCGTGCCGTTGGGACTGGCGCTCGGGTATGCCGGGGCGTCTGCGGGCTGGGTGTTCTCGGTGAACTTCCTGGCAATCATCCCATTGGCGGCGATATTGGCGTTTGCAACCGAGGAGTTGGCGGAGCATGTGGGCAGCACGCTCGGCGGGCTTTTGAACGCGACGTTGGGCAACGCGGTGGAGCTCATCGTGTCCGTGATCGCGTTGCGGCGCGGGCAGGTGCGGATTGTGCAGGCGTCGATGTTGGGGTCGTTGCTCTCGAACTTGCTATTAGTGCTCGGGTTCTGCTTCTTGTTCGGCGGGATCAACGGCGGGCAGCAGAAGTTCAACCAGACGGCGGCGCAGACAATGAGCTCGCTCTTGGTCATCTCGTGCGCGTCCTTGCTCATCCCCGCGGCGTTCAAGGCCACGCTCCCCAGCGAGACGGAGGAGCAGAGCGTGATCATCGGTGACAAGCTCTTGAAGCTTTCGCGCGGCACCTCTATGGTGTTGCTCGTCGTCTACGTGCTCTTCCTATGCTTCCAGCTCCTCACTCACCACGAGATGttcgagcagcaggaggaggcCGTCGTCGAGACGTACGAGCCCCGCCACGCGCAACTCTCCGTGCGTTCCTCGTTAGGCTACCTTCTGGCGTCTACGGTTCTCGTATCGCTTGCTGCAGACTTCCTTGTCGACAGCATCGACGACATAGTCGAGTCTACTGGCCTCTCTAAGACATTCATTGGACTCATCGTCATTCCGATTGTCGGGAACGCGGCTGAGCACGTGACATCTGTTATTGTTGCGATGAAGAACAACATGTCGCTCGCATTGAGCGTGGCAATCGGCTCGTCCCTCCAGATCTCGCTTTTTGTCACCCCGTTCATGGTCCTTATTGGTTGGTGGATCAACGTGCCTATGACCTTGAACTTTTCTACCTTCGAGACTGCCACGCTCTTTACTAGCGTGTTCTTGTCGAACTACCTCATTTTGGACGGCGAATCAAACTGGCTCGAAGGCGTCATGTCTCTTGCCATGTATGCACTCATATCCTTGGCCTTTTTCTACTACCCCGATGAGGAAGCCATCGCCTCCGTGCTCGCCTGA
- the AIT1 gene encoding Ait1p (Syntenic homolog of Saccharomyces cerevisiae YDL180W), translating to MTRIGYWGAYYMPVLLDSSPYAPAAALVGAAAAIAAAGAGAGLLGAAAGPFEPNAQDYFRTALLGFLPPVLVHCIKTFVLGTDGSATLVELLVDYPLSDALMAALLAALAYPQVHQAASADGGWCLTPRQSYVFGLSWALNELLLAVLGSLNDYVEEPHGLIIHAPDAQSEELSSLRRSISLSRCMNVRRQASRISDNIYQPPPRASHSYGSLAPARADDDLVVLAFTGDSPDADGVCPSLRHRAHPHSGAPLYFAPAASWHAFSRRLLLASLIVLAHLLQAAGQALLMSLYFLYVPDSDARLARLVLYFGGHSFAFFAAVLLLPFSLANFACHLLLLTWKDDRAVLLARPHSHEPDSLLPSPATDSPVGACVLSPFHARLASHRLCRRTLQSWRALASRRGASPVGALCWALAVFAAGVCAARPPT from the coding sequence ATGACACGTATAGGCTACTGGGGGGCATATTACATGCCGGTGCTGCTGGACTCGAGCCCGTACGCGCCGGCGGCTGCCCTTGtcggggcggcggcggcaattgcagccgcgggcgcgggcgcgggccTGCTCGGGGCGGCCGCCGGGCCCTTCGAGCCCAACGCACAGGACTACTTCCGCACAGCGTTGCTTGGCTTCCTGCCGCCGGTGCTGGTACATTGCATCAAGACTTTCGTGCTCGGAACGGACGGCTCCGCGACGCTCGTGGAGCTCCTCGTGGACTACCCGCTGAGCGACGCGCTGAtggcggcgctgctggcggcgctCGCGTACCCCCAGGTGCACCaggcggcgagcgcggaCGGGGGCTGGTGCCTGACGCCGCGGCAGAGCTACGTGTTCGGACTGTCGTGGGCGCTCaacgagctgctgctcgcgGTGCTGGGCAGCCTGAACGACTACGTGGAGGAGCCGCACGGCCTGATCATACACGCGCCGGACGCCCAGAGCGAGGAGCTGAGCTCTCTGCGCCGCAGCATCTCCCTCTCACGCTGCATGAACGTCCGGCGCCAGGCGTCCCGGATCTCGGACAACATCTATCAGCCGCCGCCACGCGCGTCGCACAGCTACGGTAGTCtcgcgccggcgcgcgccgaCGACGACCTGGTCGTGCTGGCCTTCACCGGCGACAGCCCGGACGCCGACGGCGTGTGCCCCAGCCTCCGCCACCGCGCGCACCCCCACTCCGGCGCACCGCTCTACttcgcgcccgcggcgtCCTGGCACGCCTTCAgccgccgcctgctgctcgcCAGCCTCATCGTTCTGGCCCACCTGCTACAGGCTGCGGGACAGGCCCTGCTCATGTCGCTCTACTTCCTCTACGTCCCGGACAGCGACGCGCGCCTCGCGCGCCTCGTGCTGTACTTCGGCGGTCACAGCTTTGCCTTCTTCGCCGccgtgctgctgctgcctTTTTCGTTGGCCAATTTTGCCTGCCATTTGCTGCTGCTCACCTGGAAGGACGACCGCGCTGTTTTGCTCGCGCGCCCACACTCGCACGAGCCCGACTCGCTGCTGCCCTCGCCTGCCACAGACTCTCCCGTCGGTGCCTGTGTCCTGTCCCCTTTCCACGCCCGCCTGGCTTCGCATCGCCTTTGCCGGCGCACCCTACAGAGCTGGCGCGCGTTGGCCTCTCGCCGCGGCGCATCCCCCGTTGGCGCATTGTGCTGGGCGCTGGCCGTTTTTGCGGCCGGCGTCTGCGCAGCCCGCCCGCCTACATAA